A portion of the Malania oleifera isolate guangnan ecotype guangnan chromosome 3, ASM2987363v1, whole genome shotgun sequence genome contains these proteins:
- the LOC131150515 gene encoding transcription factor bHLH153 isoform X1 — translation MMTEHKRSPNSVDQESFRSLALKRHKTDLSISTKQEKKEKIGERIAALQQLVSPYGKTDTASVLLEAMDYIRFLHEQVKVLSAPYLQSTPAVKMQEFEAYSLRNRGLCLVPVSCTLGVAHSSNGADIWAPIKASSPKF, via the exons ATGATGACAGAACACAAAAGAAGCCCCAACTCTGTTGACCAAGAGAGTTTTAGATCTCTTGCATTGAAACGACATAAGACTGATTTATCCATTTCTACCAAG caggagaagaaagaaaagattGGCGAAAGAATTGCTGCACTGCAACAGCTAGTTTCTCCTTATGGAAAG ACAGATACAGCTTCTGTCCTTCTGGAGGCTATGGATTACATTAGATTCCTTCACGAACAAGTTAAG GTTTTAAGCGCTCCGTACCTTCAGAGTACACCAGCAGTAAAGATGCAG GAATTTGAGGCATACAGCCTGAGAAACAGGGGCTTGTGTCTTGTACCAGTCTCCTGCACTCTTGGAGTTGCTCACAGCAGCAATGGCGCAGATATCTGGGCACCCATCAAGGCTAGCTCCCCCAAATTCTAG
- the LOC131150515 gene encoding transcription factor bHLH153 isoform X2 has translation MMTEHKRSPNSVDQESFRSLALKRHKTDLSISTKEKKEKIGERIAALQQLVSPYGKTDTASVLLEAMDYIRFLHEQVKVLSAPYLQSTPAVKMQEFEAYSLRNRGLCLVPVSCTLGVAHSSNGADIWAPIKASSPKF, from the exons ATGATGACAGAACACAAAAGAAGCCCCAACTCTGTTGACCAAGAGAGTTTTAGATCTCTTGCATTGAAACGACATAAGACTGATTTATCCATTTCTACCAAG gagaagaaagaaaagattGGCGAAAGAATTGCTGCACTGCAACAGCTAGTTTCTCCTTATGGAAAG ACAGATACAGCTTCTGTCCTTCTGGAGGCTATGGATTACATTAGATTCCTTCACGAACAAGTTAAG GTTTTAAGCGCTCCGTACCTTCAGAGTACACCAGCAGTAAAGATGCAG GAATTTGAGGCATACAGCCTGAGAAACAGGGGCTTGTGTCTTGTACCAGTCTCCTGCACTCTTGGAGTTGCTCACAGCAGCAATGGCGCAGATATCTGGGCACCCATCAAGGCTAGCTCCCCCAAATTCTAG